The window ATTAGAGAGTATGTTTTAACTAGCTTACGAGTTTCTGGTACACATCTAAAATATCCATTGAATTTTCATGAAATTAGTGAAGCGGGTATTTTATTTGAAGATAGTCAATTTAAAGTAACGTGTTTAGAATTGGATCATGGTATTCAATCCTTTGGTTATCGAGTTGTCGAAAGTGATCACCAAGGAATGCTACAAGTGAATCGCTTAAAAGAAGCCGGTGTTCCTTTTGGTCCTTTGTATGGACGAATAAAAAATGGAGAGCAAGTGACGTTAAGTGATGGACGGATAATTAATGGGGCAGATTATGTTGGTGAAGCTCAAAAAGGTCGGATTGTGACAATTTTAGGAGATACTCGTAAACATCCAAATAGTGTCCGTTTAGCAAAAAATGCAGATATCTTAGTTCACGAAAGTACTTTTGATGGAGCTGATCGCAAAATTGCTCGTGATTATCATCACTCGACTTCTTTAGATGCGGCTGAGGTGGCTAAAGAAGCTCAAGCCAAACGTTTATTGCTCACTCATATCAGTGCTAGGTATTTGGGGAAAGAAGCCTATGCTTTAGAAAAAGAAGCACAAACGATTTTTAAACAAAGTCAAATTGTAAAAGATTTTGATGAAATTGAGATTCAACTAGTTAGAACAGATAAGTAAAAAAGAGGATAGGGGCGAAAAAATATGTTAGCTAATCGTAAAGATTTAACGGATAAGGTTGTAGTCATTACTGGGGGATCAGGTGGTTTGGGTGAACAAATTGCTTATGCATGTGCAAGTCAAAATGCTAAAGTGGTTGTTTGTGCTAGACGAATTAATCTACTTGGTAAAGTGAAACAAAATTGTGAAGACATATCTGGTAAGAGAGCTTATGCATTTCAGTTAGATGTGGCCAATCCTGAAAATATCAAAGAGGTTGTTGAACGAATTCGAGACGAAGTTGGACCAATCGATGTTTTAGTAAACAATGCTGGCTTTGGCTATTTTGAAAATGCGATTGATTTTGATATGTCACTGGCTGAAAAAATGTTTCGTGTAAATGTTTTAGGGATGATGTACATGACTCAATTAGTTGCTATTGAAATGACAGATCGAATGTCAGGCCATATTATTAATATTGCTTCTCAAGCTGGTAAAATGGCAACACAAAAATCTTCTGTTTATTCTGCAACAAAATTTGCTGTCTTAGGATATTCAAATGCTTTACGATTAGAATTAAAGCCATTCGGGGTTTATGTTACAACGGTCAATCCAGGTCCAATTGAAACGAATTTCTTTGATATTGCCGATAAGAGTGGCGATTATCTTGAGAAAGTGGAGCACTTAGTTTTAAATCCAACTGTGGTTGCTAACCGAGTAGTTGGCTTAATGGGTGTACCTCGCCGTGAGTTAAATATGCCTGGATTATTAGAAGTAGCTAGCAAATTATATACATTATTCCCAACTGTGGGCGATTATATTGCTGCAAATATGTTTAATGCTAAATAATTAAATTGAGTAAATGGATAGCTAGCAAAATTCTTAATTGAATTGGCTAGCTATTTTTAATGAAGACTAGTTAAATGATTAGACAAAAAAACCAAAAAAAGGTATTCTTATATAGAAACAGATGTAATACTTATGGGAAGGGTGAAAGAAATTGAAAAATCAATGGCGTTTAGTAGTAGGTATTATATTAGTATTAATTGTGGCTTTGTTTGCTATTTTAAATGTTGCAGCAGTTCCAGTTAATTTTGGATTTGCAAAAGTAGAATGGCCTTTAATTATGATTATTTTAGGTTCGTTATTTATTGGAGCAATTGTGACTGTTTTAGTTTCAACTGGTTCAAGTATTCAAACAAAGAAACGATTAAAAAATGCTGAAAACGAATTAAATCAACAACAAGCAAAGCTTGATGAAGAGGTTTCTAAAGTTCAATCTGAAATGGAATCACGTATTGTTGTAAAGGACGAAGAATTAGCAGCTCAACAAAGTAAAATTCAGGCTTTAGAAGATGAATTAGTTAGTAAAATAACGGCTCCAATAACTCTAGATAAATAAAACGAGCTAAATGTAGAAATGACTAATAAAAAAAGAGTTTGCTAATTCAGCAAGCTCTTTTTTTAGAAGAAAATTTATCTTGTAAAGTTTTTAGTTTGTTCATAATGATTTCGCTTTCAATGGATGTTTTTGATAATTTGGAAATTTATACATAAAAATTGATTGACGGAAGTCGTTGGAAATGGTATTTTTATACGAGTTGATAATTTTATTTTAAAGGAGTATGAATGTGGAAAAAAATCATTATGAAGTAAAAACAGTCATTATTGATCCAACAGCGATTGGACTTTTTGGATTAGCAATTGTAACTTTGGTAGCATCTTCACAAAAATTAGGTTGGACAGAAGGAGTTAGTGGGGTTATCCCTTGGGCGATTTTCTTAGGGGGCGTGGCACAATTGATAGCTTCTGCTTATGATGCTAAACATAACAACCTTTTTGGTGCAACAGCATTTGCAGCATATGGACTATTTTGGTTTGGTGTGGGAATGAGCTGGATGACACAAAATGGATTATTTGGAGCAAGTTTGCAAAGCTCATTTGATCCAAAAGAATTAGGTTTTGCTTTCTTAGGTTACTTTATCTTTACAGTATTTATGACAATTGGAGCATTAGAGACAAATAAAGTTTTATTTATTATTTTCTTTTTAATTGATTTCCTGTTCCTTGGTTTATTTATGTCAAGCTTTGGTATTGCAACAGACTTTTTCCATATGGTTGCAGCAATTGCTGAATTTCTAATTGCACTATTTTCATTTTATGGTTGTGGTGCAGCAGTTTTAAATGGTCATTTTGGTTATACATTCTTACCAATTGGAAAGCCTTTTGGTATTATTAAAAAGCCAGTATCTACAAAGAAGAAAAAGGCTTAATAAGAAAAAAACCTGATTAACAGTTACTGTTAGTCAGGTTTTTTTCTATTTTTGTAAAAGCATGTCAATGTGAGGAATATTATCTTCTAAATATTCTTCTGATATTGGAACAAATCCAAAGCTACCATAGAATTTTTCAAGATATGCTTGTGCTTGAATTTCAACCTCACGGGTAGGGAATTGTTTTGCAATATGATCTAAAATAATGGTTAGTAATTCTTTTCCCAGACCAGTTCCACGTTGTTCTTTAGCCACAATAATCCGCCCAAAGTGAATGCGTGAATCTTGTGAGATAATTCTTCCATAAGCCAATAGTACACCATCTTCATCGGTTTTAAAAACGTGTAAACTAGTTAAATCCAACTCATCAATATCTTGATAAGGACAATCCTGTTCTACAATAAAAATCTTCACCCGTTCTTTATAAATAATAAATAGTTCTTTCGTTGTTAATTCTTCAAATGTTTTAATTGTCCACATAAATTAAACCCTCCAGAATAAATTGTTTTATACTAAAAATGAATACTTTTAGTATAAAGTTTATCCATCTAACTTACAATCAAAAAAGCTGTATTTAATGAAACTCTTCTTTAATTTCCTTTAAACGTTCTAAAGAGAGCTGCAAGTCTAGATTATCTTTTTCGGTGACCGAAATCAATGTAATATCCTGTATTTTTTGTTTGGCTAAAGAAATTCGATCTAAAGAGATCAATAAATCAATTTCTAATACTTTGGCTTTAATTAATAAAGTTATGGGAAGCTCAGACTTATATTTATGAAGTAAAAAAGTTAATGTGTGGTAGGCTGCTGGATAATCCTCTTTTGAGTAAGCATAACGATAAGCTTGAGTATAAAGTTTCTCTGTTTTTGTTGCGTTTTTTACTCGAATCTCTTCTTCTGTCATTAGCGTGGTAGAATCTCCCAGGGGTTCTCCAAATATAACAACATTTCCACTGGGATCCGTGATTGTGAATCGATAGTCTTCTGTAGTCTTATTAAGGCGTGAAATCCTGGGTAGTCCTTGAATAGGAACTTTCCCATAAAAAGCACGTAAGTTTTTTTTCATAGAAGCATGTAGTTCTGTGATATTCTCTAGAATTACATAACAGCCACTAGTATGCTCAGTAGCATCATATTTTTTATCACCATAAAAACTTAACTCCATTACTCCATTTTGGATACTGGCAAAACGATAAGGTGCTTTTTGATAGTAGCTTAGTTTAAATCCTAAAGCTATATAAAATTCAAGGGTACTATCTAATTCATAAAAACAATTAAAAATTGGGATTGTTTGGTTCGTTGTAGGTTTATTAGTCATGAATCATCCTCCTAATATTTTTTTCATTTGTTAAGAATAACAGATTTTTCTTTAAATTGCCTATAAAAAGTGAAAAAACAAAAAAATAGTAGGTGGGGGAAAACAAAGAATTATTTTTCAGTATATATGATTCGTTCCTTTATTAAATATGATATAATAAGCAAGTTAGGAGTGATTTGATTGTTAAAATCTCGAATGAACTGGAAACTAGCCAGTCAATTGTCTGATAAAAATAAGAGCAATGAACTAAGTGAACACTTAGGAAGCTCGCCATTATTTGCAACGTTATTAGTGAATCGTGGCTTAGATACTAAAGAAAAAGCCGATGCGTTTTTGAATCCAGATGAAAGTTGGATTCATGATCCATTTTTACTGCATGATATGGAGAAGACAGTTGAACGAATTACGGCAGCTATTGAAGCTGGAGAATTAATTGTTATTTATGGAGATTATGATGCAGATGGTGTGACAAGCACCTCTGTCTTAAAAGAAACGTTAGAGATGCTTGGTGCAGAGGTTGATTTTTATATTCCAAATCGTTTTACAGATGGATATGGTCCTAATGTTCAAGCTTTTGAACGAATCATCGAAAATGGTGCTGGCTTGATTTTGACTTGTGATAATGGTGTTGCAGGACATGAGGCAATTCAACGGGCAAGTGAGCTAGGAATTGATGTGATTGTTACCGATCATCATGAATTGCCAGCAGAATTGCCAAATGCTTTTGCTATTATTCATCCTCGTCATCCAGCAGGCGCCTATCCTTTTGCGGATTTAGCCGGAGTGGGAGTTGCGTTTAAATTAGCGACAGCTTTACTCGGTGAATTTCCTACTGAGTTATTGGATTTGGTTGCTATTGGAACGATTGCAGATTTAGTTTCATTAACAGGTGAAAACCGTGCATTAGTGATGCAAGGACTAAGTGTGTTAAAAGTATCCGAACGAATCGGCCTAGGCGCTTTAATCAAAGTTGCTGGTGTTAGTCAAGAAGCGATTACAGAGGAGACTATCGGATTTACTCTTGCGCCACGTTTAAATGCAGTAGGTCGACTTGGAGAAGCCGGACCGGCAGTGGAGCTGTTAACTACATTTGATGACGAAGAAGCGCGGACTTTAGCAAAATTTATTAACCAAAAAAATGAAGAACGTCAAGCTTATGTAGCTGAAATCACTGAAGAAGCCTTTCAAATGATTCAAAATCAATCAACTGAACAAGCTGTTTTACTCTTAGCGGGGAAAAATTGGCATGAAGGTGTGCTGGGAATTGTTGCTAGTAAAGTTGTTGAGAAGACTGGAAAACCAACAATTGTTTTAACCATCAATGAAGAAACGAATGAAGCAAAAGGATCCGGTCGGAGTATTTCGACGTATCATTTATATGACTCTATCAATGAAGTTCGTGGTTTGACGACACATTTTGGCGGACATCATATGGCTGTTGGTTTAACATTACCTTTGGAAAATTTAGATATGTTACAAGAGCAACTAAATAGTTTCTGGGAGCGAAATAATTTATCAGATACAAGTGGTGGTGAGCTTCAAATTGATGAAACTATTAAAATTGAAGAAATAACCATTGCTTCGATTGATGAAATGGCTCGTTTAGCACCTTTTGGAACAGATAATCCTAAACCGAGTTTTTTAATTGAACATGTGCAAGGACAGGATATTCGTAAAATTGGTGGCAACAATGCGCATTTAAAAATGAAGCTAGTCCAGTCAGGAAATCAACTAGATGTTATTGGGTTTCAGTTTGGTCCTGTAGCCGATGAAATGAGTCAAGAAGCTGAAGTTTCAGTTGTTGGGCAATTAAGCGTGAATGAATGGAATGGCAATAAAAAACCACAGCTGATGTTGGAAGATATCGCAATTGATGGAGTACAGATTTTTGACTTGCGTGGGACACATCTGCCGGAATCGATTTGGCAACAAACAGATGCTGAATTTGTTTTCTTTAATCAAAAAAATTATGAAAACAATCAAAATAAGATACCAAATACAAGCACAGCTTCCTATCTTCAATCATTAAATGAAGTAAAAGAGACTATCGTTACAAAAGGAAGTTTAGTTTTTGTAGATTGTCCTAATGAAACGGAATGGGTTACCGAATTATTGCGTAATAGTCAAGCTGAGCGTGTGTATGCATGTTTTTATAGTCAGGATGAGTGCTATTTAAATGGAATGCCTAGTCGTGGACAGTTTGGTGAGCTATTTAAATTTGCAGCTAGTCACAAGGATGTTGATATTCGCCATCGTTTAAAAGTATTGGCTGACTATTTAAAAATTAAAGAAAATCATTTAATTTTTATGATTCACGTGTTTTTTGATATAGGATTTGTTACAATAGATAACGGTGTTATGAATTTTGTTAAAGATGCACCAAAGTGTGAATTGACTGAATCAACAACTTATCAGAATCGTTTACACAAAATTGAGGCTGAAAAAATACTGGTTTATAGCCACTTCGCTGAGCTTGAGACCTGGATTAAAGATCAATTAAATAAACCAGCTTAGGCTGAATGGAGGATTTTTTAAGATGGATTTAAAGAAATATATTGCTGATGTGGTAGATTTTCCCGAAAAAGGAATTATTTTCCGCGATATCTCGCCTTTAATGGCTGATGGTGATGCTTATCGTTATGCAACAAATCAGATTGTTCAATATGCAAAAGATAAAGGTGTTGAGATGATTGTTGGGCCAGAAGCTCGTGGCTTTATTGTTGGTTGTCCAGTTGCGTATGAGTTAGGTATTGGTTTTGCACCTGCACGTAAAAAGGGCAAGTTACCTCGTGAAACAGTAGAAGTTAGCTACGGTTTAGAATATGGAACAGACATTTTACAAGTTCATCAAGATGCAATTAAACCTGGTCAAAAGGTTTTAGTTTGTGATGATTTATTAGCAACAGGTGGAACGATTGCAGCAACTATTGAGCTAATTGAAAAATTAGGTGGAGTTGTTGTTGGAACAGCATTTTTCATTGAATTAATGGATTTAAATGGCCGTGATAAAATTAAAGGCTATGATATTTTCACATTGATGGAATATTAAGACTAACTCTTTAAAAAGTTGATATAATTACTTTTTATTTGATTTAGTATCATAAGCGATACGATTTTTAAAATAGAGAAAACTGCAAGAAATCCATTTTTATAAATGTTGATTTCTTGCAGTTTTTTATTTCACTTATTAGTTTCAAAATAATAGTTTTACCTCACTCATTTTTTAGTTGGACCTAAGGTATAGATCGTTTTAATTTTGGGAAAAACACAAAAATACTTGAAATTACTTAAAAATACTTATAAAATGAACTAAGGAGGTGTAGTTATGACCCAAGAGAAAAGAATTAGCGAAATAAAAAGATTACTTCAGCAAAAAAACGAATTATCAACGAATGAATTGATTACTTATTTTGCTGTTTCAAGAGATACGATTCGTAGAGATTTACTAGTTTTATCAAAAGAGGGGACGGTTAAAAGAACTCATGGGGGGATTATGAAAATAGCTTCTCAGACATCAATTCCCAGCTACAGTGATCGTTTGTATCAACTAACACCAGAAAAAGAAAAAATAGCGCAATTAGCTAATCAGTTTATTACGTCAAACCAGTTCTATTTTTTTGATGTTTCAACTTCGGTATTGAAACTTTCACAGCTAGTAAAAAAAACGATAACAGTTTATACACATTCACTAGATAATAGCATTGCGCTTTCTGGAAAAGAAGTTGTTTCATTGCACTTATTAGGCGGAGCATTTAATCAGGATGATCGCTTTTTTTATTCATTGAACGAGGCGGAATTGGTTCAAGATGTTCAATTTGAGTGTGCATTTATTGGGGCAGGAGCGATTAATTCAGCTGGCGTTTATTTTAAACATCAGGAAGATGCCTACATTAAAAAATTGATAAAAAAACAAAGCAAGCAGGTAATTCTCCTTGCAGAAAATACAACATTTACTAAAAATGCACCATATAAAGGGTTAAACCTCCAAGATATTGATATTTGGATTACAAATGAAGAACCAACGAAGAGACAACGAGATTTATTTGATGAAAGAACTAAAATCCTTTATTGATAGGTAGTTACGTTTGATTGAAAATAATAGGAGATAGCGTGTTGTAAACGGAAATAAATTAATTTTGAAAACTATGCTAATAAAATTTATAAAAAAACACCAACATATAAATTGCAGTTTTATATGTTGGTGTTTTTTAATTAAAATATAACTCATTTATATAATTTTGATAAGCTTCAAAGATGGCATAAAAGAAAAAGGCGATATAACTTGTTAGATCACGAGAGAATTCTAATAAATCTTCATGAGTTCGCTTTAAGTCACCGGCATCAATTGCATCTTTTAAAAAGATTAAAATGGCTGTATGAAATTCAAAAAAGTAGGCATGTAGCTCTTTTAAGGGGGTTCCCATTGCTGCACGATCCTCAGCAAGGTAACGACAAACATTATCATTAGGTTGATCATTTCGGAAATTATCTATCGCTAAACCAAGATAATAAATTCCTTGTTTTCGTTGTTCATTCGCAAAATTTGTTTCTTTTTCTCTAAGTAGATATTCATTTGTTTTTGTATAGTAGTCAGAGTAATATAAATCAAACAGTTGCTCTTTATGTTCGTCTATGTAATTAACTTCATTAATATAGTCCATCATTAAACTCCTTTTTACAAGTATATTGATATTTTTTTAATATAAGAATGGGAAATTCTAACAAAAACAATCATATAACAAATTTGGTATAAAAAATAGAAGAAAATGATATTTTTTAAAAGAAGTTGTGTAATTGTGAACAAAAAAACAGAAATCTAAGTAGATTTCTGTTTTTTTTATAAGAGCAAGCAAAGTTAATTAAGCAGTTTTTGCTTTAGGTTCACGACCTAAGATAAACTCTAAAATAGTTAATACTACTAGAATACCAACAATAATCATAAAGCTTCCAGATGTTTTAACTCCAAAATCCCATGTATTGTAAATCCAAATAACTACTAAACTGTAAAGAATAGAAAGAATATTTAATGCGCCGAAAGCCCATAAATTTCCATTTTCCTTATTTTTCAAATACATTCCGCAAAGACCAATACTTAAAACGATCCAAGCAACTTGAACTAATAAACTAAACCAATAAAATAAAAATGCAACCATCTTTTTTCCTCCTTTTTTATCCACCTATTAGATTTTAGCACAAATTAAAGTAGAAACAACTAATAGGACTTAAAATAATAAAAATAGTATTCAAATCAAGAACAAACTTGACATGAATACTATGAAATTGCTAAGTTTAAGAAATATGACTACGATAAAGTCCAACTACTTTTCCAAGAATACTTACTTCTTCTAGTATAATTGGTTCTAATGTATCATTTTCTGGTTGTAGACGATAATGGGTTTGCTCTTTGAAGAATCGTTTACATGTTGCTTCATCTTCATTTGTCATAGCGATAACGATATCACCATTGTCAGCATTTGCTTGTTTGCGTACAATGACATCGTCACCATCAAGAATCCCAGCATTAATCATACTTTCACCACGAATTTTTAACATAAACAATGAATCTGCATCGTAATTAAGATGCGGTGGAATTGGAAAGTAGTCACTAGCATCTTCTACAGCTAGAATTGGTTCACCAGCTGTTACAGTTCCTAATAAAGGTATTTTATCAGAAGGCACACCTAACTTTGAAAGACCAGCAGCTGTTAATTCAATTGCTCTGGGCTTACTTGGATCACGTTGGATATAACCGTTCTTTTCAAGGCGAGAAAGATGCCCATGAACAGTTGATGTTGAAGAGAGGGAAACTGCAGTACCAATCTCACGAACAGTTGGTGGATAACCTTTTAATTGCACCTGTTCATGTATGTACTGAAGTACCTCAATCTGTCTTGATTCTGGTGTTTTACGCATAATTTAGTGCACCTCATTTCTCTTATGATTTCTTGAATATAGAATACCATAGTTTTGAATAAAAATCAAACAGATGTTCGTATTACTTTTTTAGAATAAAAAAATAATCAAAGGAATATATTTTTTTGATTATTTTTGGTATAGTAATGTAAGTAGAATGAAAGAGATGGAGTGAATGGATTATGTTAGGAAAAAATAAAATTGCACGTATTAATGAATTGGCAAATAAGGCTAAGGCCGACGGATTAACCTTAACAGAACAAACTGAGCAAAAAAAATTAAGAGAAGAGTATTTAGCTGCGTTTCGTGGTGGAATGCGTAACCATATTGAGGGAATGAAAGTCGTAGATGATGATGGAAAAGATGTCACACCAGATAAGCTAAAAGACATTCAAAAAGAAAAGGGACTACATGGTCGCTAAAAAAATGAGTTTACTAAGAAAATCTCTTAGTGAACTTTTTTAATATCTATAATTAAATCTAAATTTGGTAAGTTAAAAAGTAATTTAGATATGAATAATAGTGAAAAATACTTAAATTTAAAAAAACGAAAGTTTTTATTGTTAAATTTTATGTTAAAATTAAGTGGATTTTAAGAACTCAAAAGCTAGTTGTATAAAGGTTTTATTTACCTAAAAAGATAAAGGAAGAGTGCTACAAAAAGAAAAATCTATGAGAAACTTGCTAGAAAGCGTTGCACAAATGCAAATAAAACAGTAGAATAAAGGTATAAAAACCGAGAGGATGATTTAATTGTTCGATACAACTGACCAACTTGCAGTAAACACGATTAGAACACTGAGTATTGAGGGGATTCAAAAAGCAAATTCAGGACATCCTGGTTTACCGATGGGTTCT is drawn from Carnobacterium gallinarum DSM 4847 and contains these coding sequences:
- the rnz gene encoding ribonuclease Z, whose translation is MELLFLGTGAGVPAKHRNVTSIALKLLEERNSIWLFDCGEGTQQQILHTTLKPRKIDKIFITHLHGDHIFGLPGLLSSRSFQGGDMPLTVYGPVGIREYVLTSLRVSGTHLKYPLNFHEISEAGILFEDSQFKVTCLELDHGIQSFGYRVVESDHQGMLQVNRLKEAGVPFGPLYGRIKNGEQVTLSDGRIINGADYVGEAQKGRIVTILGDTRKHPNSVRLAKNADILVHESTFDGADRKIARDYHHSTSLDAAEVAKEAQAKRLLLTHISARYLGKEAYALEKEAQTIFKQSQIVKDFDEIEIQLVRTDK
- a CDS encoding SDR family NAD(P)-dependent oxidoreductase; translation: MLANRKDLTDKVVVITGGSGGLGEQIAYACASQNAKVVVCARRINLLGKVKQNCEDISGKRAYAFQLDVANPENIKEVVERIRDEVGPIDVLVNNAGFGYFENAIDFDMSLAEKMFRVNVLGMMYMTQLVAIEMTDRMSGHIINIASQAGKMATQKSSVYSATKFAVLGYSNALRLELKPFGVYVTTVNPGPIETNFFDIADKSGDYLEKVEHLVLNPTVVANRVVGLMGVPRRELNMPGLLEVASKLYTLFPTVGDYIAANMFNAK
- a CDS encoding LapA family protein codes for the protein MKNQWRLVVGIILVLIVALFAILNVAAVPVNFGFAKVEWPLIMIILGSLFIGAIVTVLVSTGSSIQTKKRLKNAENELNQQQAKLDEEVSKVQSEMESRIVVKDEELAAQQSKIQALEDELVSKITAPITLDK
- a CDS encoding acetate uptake transporter; its protein translation is MEKNHYEVKTVIIDPTAIGLFGLAIVTLVASSQKLGWTEGVSGVIPWAIFLGGVAQLIASAYDAKHNNLFGATAFAAYGLFWFGVGMSWMTQNGLFGASLQSSFDPKELGFAFLGYFIFTVFMTIGALETNKVLFIIFFLIDFLFLGLFMSSFGIATDFFHMVAAIAEFLIALFSFYGCGAAVLNGHFGYTFLPIGKPFGIIKKPVSTKKKKA
- a CDS encoding GNAT family N-acetyltransferase; translated protein: MWTIKTFEELTTKELFIIYKERVKIFIVEQDCPYQDIDELDLTSLHVFKTDEDGVLLAYGRIISQDSRIHFGRIIVAKEQRGTGLGKELLTIILDHIAKQFPTREVEIQAQAYLEKFYGSFGFVPISEEYLEDNIPHIDMLLQK
- the recJ gene encoding single-stranded-DNA-specific exonuclease RecJ; its protein translation is MLKSRMNWKLASQLSDKNKSNELSEHLGSSPLFATLLVNRGLDTKEKADAFLNPDESWIHDPFLLHDMEKTVERITAAIEAGELIVIYGDYDADGVTSTSVLKETLEMLGAEVDFYIPNRFTDGYGPNVQAFERIIENGAGLILTCDNGVAGHEAIQRASELGIDVIVTDHHELPAELPNAFAIIHPRHPAGAYPFADLAGVGVAFKLATALLGEFPTELLDLVAIGTIADLVSLTGENRALVMQGLSVLKVSERIGLGALIKVAGVSQEAITEETIGFTLAPRLNAVGRLGEAGPAVELLTTFDDEEARTLAKFINQKNEERQAYVAEITEEAFQMIQNQSTEQAVLLLAGKNWHEGVLGIVASKVVEKTGKPTIVLTINEETNEAKGSGRSISTYHLYDSINEVRGLTTHFGGHHMAVGLTLPLENLDMLQEQLNSFWERNNLSDTSGGELQIDETIKIEEITIASIDEMARLAPFGTDNPKPSFLIEHVQGQDIRKIGGNNAHLKMKLVQSGNQLDVIGFQFGPVADEMSQEAEVSVVGQLSVNEWNGNKKPQLMLEDIAIDGVQIFDLRGTHLPESIWQQTDAEFVFFNQKNYENNQNKIPNTSTASYLQSLNEVKETIVTKGSLVFVDCPNETEWVTELLRNSQAERVYACFYSQDECYLNGMPSRGQFGELFKFAASHKDVDIRHRLKVLADYLKIKENHLIFMIHVFFDIGFVTIDNGVMNFVKDAPKCELTESTTYQNRLHKIEAEKILVYSHFAELETWIKDQLNKPA
- a CDS encoding adenine phosphoribosyltransferase is translated as MDLKKYIADVVDFPEKGIIFRDISPLMADGDAYRYATNQIVQYAKDKGVEMIVGPEARGFIVGCPVAYELGIGFAPARKKGKLPRETVEVSYGLEYGTDILQVHQDAIKPGQKVLVCDDLLATGGTIAATIELIEKLGGVVVGTAFFIELMDLNGRDKIKGYDIFTLMEY
- a CDS encoding DeoR/GlpR family DNA-binding transcription regulator translates to MTQEKRISEIKRLLQQKNELSTNELITYFAVSRDTIRRDLLVLSKEGTVKRTHGGIMKIASQTSIPSYSDRLYQLTPEKEKIAQLANQFITSNQFYFFDVSTSVLKLSQLVKKTITVYTHSLDNSIALSGKEVVSLHLLGGAFNQDDRFFYSLNEAELVQDVQFECAFIGAGAINSAGVYFKHQEDAYIKKLIKKQSKQVILLAENTTFTKNAPYKGLNLQDIDIWITNEEPTKRQRDLFDERTKILY
- the lexA gene encoding transcriptional repressor LexA, whose translation is MRKTPESRQIEVLQYIHEQVQLKGYPPTVREIGTAVSLSSTSTVHGHLSRLEKNGYIQRDPSKPRAIELTAAGLSKLGVPSDKIPLLGTVTAGEPILAVEDASDYFPIPPHLNYDADSLFMLKIRGESMINAGILDGDDVIVRKQANADNGDIVIAMTNEDEATCKRFFKEQTHYRLQPENDTLEPIILEEVSILGKVVGLYRSHIS
- a CDS encoding DUF896 family protein → MLGKNKIARINELANKAKADGLTLTEQTEQKKLREEYLAAFRGGMRNHIEGMKVVDDDGKDVTPDKLKDIQKEKGLHGR